A single genomic interval of Camelina sativa cultivar DH55 chromosome 11, Cs, whole genome shotgun sequence harbors:
- the LOC104722160 gene encoding uncharacterized protein LOC104722160 isoform X2 → MALSLLSPVSISASLSFTLSAITATSNNASSSRNRTATSFFGGSLNLRIDSMADKTDLCLVLCTNGGGGGGGELDDMDEGEIERIGNQDEDDDDFIIGHSNTSPERWDVLGLGQAMVDFSGVVDDEFLEKLGLEKGTRKLINHEERGKLLQAMDGCSYKAAAGGSLSNTLVALARLGSHSIVDRPLNVAMAGSIGGDPLGSFYGTKLRRANVNFLSAPIKDGTTGTVIVLTTPDAQRTMLAYQGTSSVVNYDSCLASLISKTNVFVVEGYLFELPDTIRTITKACEEAHRNGALVAVTASDVSCIERHYDDFWDIVGNYADIVFANSDEARAFCHFSAEESPISATRYMSHFVPFVSVTDGINGSYIGVKGEAIYIPPSPCVPVDTCGAGDAYASGILYGILRGVSDLKGMGDMAATIAATVVGQQGTRLRVQDAVDLARSHAYRLKGSGVRTDIGS, encoded by the exons atGGCTCTTTCGCTCCTCTCTCCAGTTTCTATCTCCgcctctctttcttttactcTATCCGCCATTACCGCTACTTCTAATAATGCCTCATCCTCACGAAATAGAACCGCGACCTCGTTTTTCGGAGGCTCCTTGAACTTGAGGATTGATTCCATGGCGGATAAGACGGACTTGTGTCTCGTGCTTTGTACCaacggcggcggcggcggcggaggtgAATTGGATGATATGGACGAAGGTGAAATCGAGAGAATTGGAAAtcaagatgaagatgacgacgATTTTATCATTGGCCATTCTAATACTTCCCCTGAGAGATGGGATGTTTTGGGTCTCGGCCAAGCCATG GTAGATTTCTCTGGAGTTGTGGATGATGAGTTTCTAGAGAAACTAGGTTTAGAAAAGGGAACAAGGAAACTGATTAATCACGAGGAGAGGGGTAAATTACTACAAGCAATGGATGGTTGCAGCTATAAGGCTGCAGCTGGAGGCTCATTGTCCAACACTCTTGTTGCTCTCGCTAGATTAGGTTCTCATTCTATCGTTGACCGGCCTTTGAATGTCGCTATGGCTGGCAGTATTGGAGGTGACCCTCTCGGTAGCTTTTACGG GACTAAACTACGTCGAGCAaatgttaattttctttctgCTCCAATTAAGGATGGAACAACTGGAACAGTGATAGTCCTCACGACTCCTGATGCACAACGTACTATGCTTGCATATCAG GGAACGTCCTCTGTCGTTAATTATGATTCTTGTTTGGCTAGTTTGATATCCAAGACAAATGTCTTTGTTGTGGAAGGCTATTTGTTTGAGCTTCCTGATACTATAAGGACCATAACAAAAGCATGCGAAGAAGCCCACAGGAATGGGGCACTTGTTGCTGTGACAGCATCAGATGTGTCTTGCATAGAGAGACATTATGATGACTTCTG GGACATTGTGGGGAACTATGCGGATATTGTATTTGCAAACAGTGATGAAGCAAGAGCGTTTTGTCACTTTTCCGCAGAGGAAAGCCCAATTTCAGCGACAAGGTACATGAGCCACTTTGTTCCATTTGTTTCAGTGACGGATGGAATCAACGGGTCATACATTGGAGTAAAAGGAGAGGCCATATACATTCCTCCTTCCCCATGCGTGCCAGTTGACACATGTGGTGCTGGAGATGCTTACGCTTCAGGGATCTTATACGGTATCTTGAGAGGAGTCTCTGACTTGAAAGGAATGGGAGATATGGCTGCTACGATTGCAGCGACTGTGGTGGGTCAACAGGGAACCAGGCTAAGGGTTCAGGACGCGGTTGACTTGGCTCGATCACATGCCTACCGTCTCAAAGGTTCTGGTGTTCGAACAGATATTGGGTCTTGA
- the LOC104722158 gene encoding uncharacterized protein LOC104722158 isoform X1, producing MTTRRNGISRIQRGESFRGEGPNWILIAGGALLSTLSIRFGYKLKQSIDSKPHLNATGGLKPNGTTSDRGRSRGCCLHSNASPCERSNDCCFHSTPGTENGDGNHATNEQMAVSSTTLPLVTVPTPTYSKENGVMWGSSPDLREVPMKPYHHQSTCSDSPCVSESGSDIFSKREVIQKLRQQLKRRDDMILEMQEQILELQNSLNSQTGHSSHVQTQLDATNRDLFESEREVQRLRKAIADHCVGSNNGWSGDVNGFMDSENSYESPEKGSKDGERIEMLKKEVGELKEVIEGKDYLIRSYKEQKIELTQKIKELQQRLDSQLPNML from the exons ATGACTACACGAAGAAATGGCATTTCCAGGATTCAGCGGGGTGAGAGTTTTCGCGGTGAAGGCCCTAACTGGATCCTTATTGCTGGGGGTGCCTTGTTGAGTACATTGTCTATTCGCTTTGGCTACAAATTAAAGCAGTCCATTGATTCCAAACCTCATTTGAATGCCACTGGTGGATTAAAAC CCAATGGAACAACATCTGACAGAGGAAGATCTCGAGGATGCTGCTTGCATTCTAATGCATCTCCCTGTGAAAGGAGTAATGATTGCTGCTTCCACTCCACTCCCG GAACTGAGAATGGGGATGGTAATCATGCTACAAACGAGCAAATGGCGGTGTCCAGTACCACGCTGCCTCTTGTGACGGTTCCTACTCCAACATATAGCAAAGAGAATGGAGTCATGTGGGGATCTTCTCCTGATCTCCGGGAAGTGCCCATGAAACCATACCATCACCAGTCAACCTGCTCAGATTCTCCTTGTGTATCTGAATCCGGCTCAGACATCTTCAGCAAGCGAGAAGTAATACAGAAACTGAGGCAACAGCTGAAGAGACGTGACGACATGATCCTTGAAATGCAAGAACAGATCTTAGAGTTGCAAAACTCGCTTAACTCGCAGACGGGACATTCTAGCCATGTACAAACACAGCTAGACGCAACAAACAGGGATCTGTTTGAATCAGAAAGAGAAGTTCAGAGACTGAGAAAGGCAATCGCTGACCACTGCGTGGGTAGCAATAATGGTTGGAGTGGTGATGTGAACGGGTTTATGGACAGTGAAAACAGCTACGAGTCACCAGAAAAAGGATCAAAGGATGGAGAAAGGATAGAGATGTTGAAAAAGGAAGTGGGTGAGCTAAAAGAAGTGATAGAAGGGAAGGATTATCTAATTAGAAGCTATAAAGAGCAGAAGATTGAGCTTACGCAGAAGATAAAAGAGTTGCAACAGAGATTGGATTCACAGCTCCCAAACATGTTGTAG
- the LOC104722161 gene encoding D-3-phosphoglycerate dehydrogenase 1, chloroplastic-like, with product MSSAVAGACFSISVATNNSLKNSSSRSPLSFLSIAFIPSRGRRNITLQRRCFVGSKPTILVAEKIGEDGLKVLEGFANVDCSYNMTPEELYAKVSLCDALIVHSETMVGRKVFEASRGRLKVVGRAGAGFDNVGLRTATEFGCLVVKAPRPNSIAAAEHAIALMTAMAQAEAKAGDELEMNKLVGKTLLVFGLGNVGAEVARRAKGLGMRVLARDPFVVADRARAIGADLVRFSSLSAALANADFISLHLPFNGTTWLTLRDHHFPQMKKGVCIVNVSHGGLIKEDGLVEALNSGIVARAAIDVFTEDLHEGCKYTKLLQHERVTVIPHLAASTQKGVSTDLAEAVVGAMNGGGELAATALNAPMVSPEVPTELKPYVELAEVLGDSLMKVASRGVGGLKNVKITYASARATDDLDTRLLRAMVIKGILEPISSELYVNLANADFIAKQKGMRISEEFVFLDGSPESPLETITVQLDIVKHMYPESVYPRADFKVEGKVKDGLPYVIKQGSWNVESNCVVGRIM from the exons ATGTCGTCAGCCGTCGCCGGCGCATGTTTCTCGATCTCCGTCGCCACCAATAATTCTCTCAAGAACTCCTCCTCCAGATCGCCTCTCTCATTTTTGTCCATCGCTTTCATCCCTTCCCGCGGACGACGCAATATTACTCTTCAGCGGCGGTGTTTCGTTGGATCGAAGCCTACGATCCTCGTTGCTGAGAAGATCGGTGAGGATGGTTTAAAGGTGTTGGAGGGTTTCGCGAATGTCGACTGCTCGTATAACATGACCCCCGAGGAGCTGTATGCTAAGGTCTCGCTCTGTGACGCTTTGATCGTGCATAGTGAAACAATGGTTGGCCGTAAAGTGTTTGAAGCGTCTCGCGGACGGTTGAAGGTTGTCGGACGCGCTGGTGCTGGGTTCGACAACGTGGGCCTGAGAACAGCCACGGAGTTTGGGTGTCTGGTCGTCAAAGCGCCGAGGCCCAACAGCATCGCTGCCGCTGAGCACGCAATCGCTCTTATGACTGCCATGGCCCAAGCTGAAGCCAAGGCTG GAGATGAGTTGGAAATGAACAAGCTTGTGGGAAAGACCCTTTTAGTTTTCGGACTCGGGAACGTTGGGGCCGAAGTTGCTCGCCGTGCCAAGGGCCTTGGCATGCGAGTCCTTGCTCGTGATCCATTTGTCGTAGCAGACCGTGCACGTGCCATTGGTGCTGACTTAGTCCGCTTCAGCAGCTTAAGTGCAGCACTCGCCAATGCAGATTTCATTTCTCTGCACTTACCCTTTAACGGAACAACATGGCTAACACTACGTGACCATCACTTTCCCCAAATGAAGAAAGGAGTTTGCATCGTCAATGTTTCTCATGGAGGTCTCATCAAAGAAGACGGGCTAGTGGAAGCTCTGAATTCTGGTATTGTTGCTCGGGCTGCAATTGATGTCTTCACTGAAGATTTACATGAAGGGTGTAAATACACTAAGCTTCTGCAGCACGAGAGGGTCACTGTGATACCTCATCTCGCAGCCAGTACTCAG AAAGGAGTTAGCACTGATCTTGCTGAAGCTGTTGTTGGAGCTATGAATGGAGGAGGAGAGCTTGCTGCTACTGCACTCAATGCACCTATGGTTTCTCCTGAG GTTCCAACCGAGCTGAAACCATATGTGGAACTAGCCGAGGTTTTAGGAGATTCGTTAATGAAAGTGGCGTCCAGAGGAGTTGGCGGTTTGAAAAATGTGAAAATCACATACGCCTCAGCACGGGCTACTGACGATCTTGACACCAGACTTCTACGAGCCATGGTCATCAAGGGAATCCTCGAGCCAATCTCCTCTGAGTTATATGTCAACTTGGCCAACGCCGATTTCATAGCCAAGCAGAAAGGTATGAGGATCTCAGAGGAATTTGTGTTCTTGGACGGGTCACCAGAGAGCCCTTTGGAGACAATAACCGTTCAGCTAGACATCGTAAAGCATATGTACCCAGAGTCCGTGTACCCCCGAGCGGACTTCAAAGTGGAAGGAAAGGTTAAAGACGGACTCCCGTATGTGATCAAGCAGGGAAGTTGGAATGTGGAAAGTAATTGTGTCGTAGGGCGCATAATGTAA
- the LOC104722159 gene encoding uncharacterized protein LOC104722159, producing MSTRRSGISKHQRADKFCGQGPNWILIAGGALLSTLSIRFGYKLKQSLDWKPHSNGSSGLKANGGASERQKSTSCCLHSNTFSCAHSNDCFRSIPGSENVEGKEVINEQMVSASDTSLPLVTVSAPSFSKENGVMWATSPDRLELPPKPYNHQSTCSDSPCVSETSSDIFSKREVIQKLRQQLKRRDDMILEMQEQILELQNSYNAQTAHSSHLQEQLDTMNRDLFESEREVQRLRKAIADHSVGCGAGSNGKTSPVAPWSGHVNGFMDSESNYESQEKGSRDGERVEMLKKEVSELKEVIEGKDYLLRSYKEQKIELSQKVKELQQRLDSQVPNIL from the exons ATGAGTACACGAAGATCTGGCATTTCCAAGCATCAACGAGCTGATAAATTTTGTGGTCAAGGGCCTAATTGGATACTAATTGCTGGGGGTGCCTTGTTGAGTACATTGTCTATTCGCTTTGGGTACAAGCTTAAGCAGTCACTTGATTGGAAACCTCACTCGAATGGCTCTTCTGGTTTAAAAG CCAATGGAGGAGCATCTGAGAGGCAAAAATCTACAAGCTGTTGCTTGCACTCTAACACGTTTTCCTGTGCACACAGTAATGATTGCTTCCGCTCCATTCCAG gAAGTGAGAATGTGGAGGGAAAAGAGGTGATAAACGAGCAAATGGTATCCGCATCTGACACTTCATTGCCTCTTGTGACAGTTTCTGCTCCATCATTTAGCAAAGAAAATGGAGTCATGTGGGCTACTTCTCCTGATCGCCTGGAACTTCCCCCGAAACCATACAATCACCAATCGACGTGCTCAGATTCTCCCTGCGTATCTGAAACCAGCTCAGACATCTTCAGCAAACGAGAAGTAATACAGAAACTGAGGCAACAGCTGAAGAGACGCGATGACATGATACTGGAAATGCAGGAACAGATCCTAGAGCTGCAAAACTCGTATAACGCGCAGACGGCACACTCTAGCCATCTCCAGGAACAGCTAGACACAATGAACAGAGATCTTTTTGAATCAGAAAGAGAAGTCCAGAGACTGAGAAAGGCGATAGCTGATCACAGCGTGGGATGCGGTGCGGGTAGCAATGGCAAGACATCTCCCGTTGCACCATGGAGTGGCCATGTGAACGGGTTTATGGACAGCGAAAGCAACTATGAGTCACAGGAAAAGGGATCAAGGGATGGAGAAAGAGTAGAGATGTTGAAAAAGGAAGTGAGTGAGCTTAAAGAGGTTATAGAAGGGAAGGATTATCTACTTAGGAGCTATAAAGAGCAAAAGATAGAGCTTTCGCAGAAGGTAAAAGAGTTGCAGCAGAGATTGGACTCACAGGTCCCAAACATATTGTAG
- the LOC104722158 gene encoding uncharacterized protein LOC104722158 isoform X2 has translation MTTRRNGISRIQRGESFRGEGPNWILIAGGALLSTLSIRFGYKLKQSIDSKPHLNATANGTTSDRGRSRGCCLHSNASPCERSNDCCFHSTPGTENGDGNHATNEQMAVSSTTLPLVTVPTPTYSKENGVMWGSSPDLREVPMKPYHHQSTCSDSPCVSESGSDIFSKREVIQKLRQQLKRRDDMILEMQEQILELQNSLNSQTGHSSHVQTQLDATNRDLFESEREVQRLRKAIADHCVGSNNGWSGDVNGFMDSENSYESPEKGSKDGERIEMLKKEVGELKEVIEGKDYLIRSYKEQKIELTQKIKELQQRLDSQLPNML, from the exons ATGACTACACGAAGAAATGGCATTTCCAGGATTCAGCGGGGTGAGAGTTTTCGCGGTGAAGGCCCTAACTGGATCCTTATTGCTGGGGGTGCCTTGTTGAGTACATTGTCTATTCGCTTTGGCTACAAATTAAAGCAGTCCATTGATTCCAAACCTCATTTGAATGCCACTG CCAATGGAACAACATCTGACAGAGGAAGATCTCGAGGATGCTGCTTGCATTCTAATGCATCTCCCTGTGAAAGGAGTAATGATTGCTGCTTCCACTCCACTCCCG GAACTGAGAATGGGGATGGTAATCATGCTACAAACGAGCAAATGGCGGTGTCCAGTACCACGCTGCCTCTTGTGACGGTTCCTACTCCAACATATAGCAAAGAGAATGGAGTCATGTGGGGATCTTCTCCTGATCTCCGGGAAGTGCCCATGAAACCATACCATCACCAGTCAACCTGCTCAGATTCTCCTTGTGTATCTGAATCCGGCTCAGACATCTTCAGCAAGCGAGAAGTAATACAGAAACTGAGGCAACAGCTGAAGAGACGTGACGACATGATCCTTGAAATGCAAGAACAGATCTTAGAGTTGCAAAACTCGCTTAACTCGCAGACGGGACATTCTAGCCATGTACAAACACAGCTAGACGCAACAAACAGGGATCTGTTTGAATCAGAAAGAGAAGTTCAGAGACTGAGAAAGGCAATCGCTGACCACTGCGTGGGTAGCAATAATGGTTGGAGTGGTGATGTGAACGGGTTTATGGACAGTGAAAACAGCTACGAGTCACCAGAAAAAGGATCAAAGGATGGAGAAAGGATAGAGATGTTGAAAAAGGAAGTGGGTGAGCTAAAAGAAGTGATAGAAGGGAAGGATTATCTAATTAGAAGCTATAAAGAGCAGAAGATTGAGCTTACGCAGAAGATAAAAGAGTTGCAACAGAGATTGGATTCACAGCTCCCAAACATGTTGTAG
- the LOC104722160 gene encoding uncharacterized protein LOC104722160 isoform X1, with amino-acid sequence MALSLLSPVSISASLSFTLSAITATSNNASSSRNRTATSFFGGSLNLRIDSMADKTDLCLVLCTNGGGGGGGELDDMDEGEIERIGNQDEDDDDFIIGHSNTSPERWDVLGLGQAMVDFSGVVDDEFLEKLGLEKGTRKLINHEERGKLLQAMDGCSYKAAAGGSLSNTLVALARLGSHSIVDRPLNVAMAGSIGGDPLGSFYGTKLRRANVNFLSAPIKDGTTGTVIVLTTPDAQRTMLAYQGTSSVVNYDSCLASLISKTNVFVVEGYLFELPDTIRTITKACEEAHRNGALVAVTASDVSCIERHYDDFWDIVGNYADIVFANSDEARAFCHFSAEESPISATRYMSHFVPFVSVTDGINGSYIGVKGEAIYIPPSPCVPVDTCGAGDAYASGILYGILRGVSDLKGMGDMAATIAATVVGQQGTRLRVQDAVDLARSHAYRLKGSDDSFFDFRAFCNLTCNLCM; translated from the exons atGGCTCTTTCGCTCCTCTCTCCAGTTTCTATCTCCgcctctctttcttttactcTATCCGCCATTACCGCTACTTCTAATAATGCCTCATCCTCACGAAATAGAACCGCGACCTCGTTTTTCGGAGGCTCCTTGAACTTGAGGATTGATTCCATGGCGGATAAGACGGACTTGTGTCTCGTGCTTTGTACCaacggcggcggcggcggcggaggtgAATTGGATGATATGGACGAAGGTGAAATCGAGAGAATTGGAAAtcaagatgaagatgacgacgATTTTATCATTGGCCATTCTAATACTTCCCCTGAGAGATGGGATGTTTTGGGTCTCGGCCAAGCCATG GTAGATTTCTCTGGAGTTGTGGATGATGAGTTTCTAGAGAAACTAGGTTTAGAAAAGGGAACAAGGAAACTGATTAATCACGAGGAGAGGGGTAAATTACTACAAGCAATGGATGGTTGCAGCTATAAGGCTGCAGCTGGAGGCTCATTGTCCAACACTCTTGTTGCTCTCGCTAGATTAGGTTCTCATTCTATCGTTGACCGGCCTTTGAATGTCGCTATGGCTGGCAGTATTGGAGGTGACCCTCTCGGTAGCTTTTACGG GACTAAACTACGTCGAGCAaatgttaattttctttctgCTCCAATTAAGGATGGAACAACTGGAACAGTGATAGTCCTCACGACTCCTGATGCACAACGTACTATGCTTGCATATCAG GGAACGTCCTCTGTCGTTAATTATGATTCTTGTTTGGCTAGTTTGATATCCAAGACAAATGTCTTTGTTGTGGAAGGCTATTTGTTTGAGCTTCCTGATACTATAAGGACCATAACAAAAGCATGCGAAGAAGCCCACAGGAATGGGGCACTTGTTGCTGTGACAGCATCAGATGTGTCTTGCATAGAGAGACATTATGATGACTTCTG GGACATTGTGGGGAACTATGCGGATATTGTATTTGCAAACAGTGATGAAGCAAGAGCGTTTTGTCACTTTTCCGCAGAGGAAAGCCCAATTTCAGCGACAAGGTACATGAGCCACTTTGTTCCATTTGTTTCAGTGACGGATGGAATCAACGGGTCATACATTGGAGTAAAAGGAGAGGCCATATACATTCCTCCTTCCCCATGCGTGCCAGTTGACACATGTGGTGCTGGAGATGCTTACGCTTCAGGGATCTTATACGGTATCTTGAGAGGAGTCTCTGACTTGAAAGGAATGGGAGATATGGCTGCTACGATTGCAGCGACTGTGGTGGGTCAACAGGGAACCAGGCTAAGGGTTCAGGACGCGGTTGACTTGGCTCGATCACATGCCTACCGTCTCAAAGGTTCTG ATGATTCATTCTTTGATTTTCGTGCCTTTTGCAATTTGACTTGTAATCTTTGTATGTAA